From Arachis stenosperma cultivar V10309 chromosome 2, arast.V10309.gnm1.PFL2, whole genome shotgun sequence, one genomic window encodes:
- the LOC130961852 gene encoding probable RNA-binding protein ARP1 isoform X2: protein MMSNNNIINNNNIGERGGGQFGDTTLTKVFVGGLAWETPKEALRQHFEKYGEILEAVIISDKLTGRSKGYGFVTFKEAEAAKKACEEQASLVINGRKANCNLASLGARRPRSNNSSPPPQPKEGSNGGGGRNNGSSTPSGNHVQWYYPVGAPPSPYHHHHHHPTVPFYGYPTTPTYIATDMMNYNYNQKMGYGGAYMSGAHLSHVYPRHAMVGANTLMPMYPLYHYHHPTETMGVPAHYYHPTVTTGHYAAALPAGIVSKPASMTPHTGTVGSVDCFKAVV, encoded by the exons ATGATGAGTAACAACAACAtcattaacaacaacaacattgGTGAAAGAGGAGGAGGGCAATTTGGGgacaccactctcaccaaggtGTTTGTTGGAGGTTTGGCATGGGAGACTCCTAAGGAGGCACTTAGACAACACTTTGAGAAGTACGGCGAAATCCTCGAAGCCGTCATCATCTCCGACAAGCTCACCGGCAGATCCAAAGGCTATGGCTTT GTGACATTCAAGGAGGCAGAGGCTGCAAAGAAGGCATGCGAGGAGCAAGCAAGTTTGGTTATCAATGGACGCAAAGCTAACTGTAATCTTGCTTCCCTTGGAGCTCGTCGCCCTAGGTCTAATAATTCTTCACCACCCCCACAACCAAAAG AAGGATCCAACGGTGGAGGAGGAAGGAACAACGGATCAAGCACTCCATCAGGTAATCACGTGCAGTGGTATTATCCTGTGGGTGCACCTCCGTCGCCATAccaccaccatcatcatcatccgaCCGTTCCTTTTTATGG gtACCCTACTACTCCTACCTACATTGCAACTGACATGATGAATTACAATTACAATCAG AAAATGGGCTACGGTGGGGCCTACATGAGTGGTGCCCACTTGTCTCATGTGTACCCGAGGCATGCTATGGTGGGTGCGAACACACTGATGCCAATGTACCCTCTGTATCACTATCACCATCCAACGGAGACAATGGGCGTCCCTGCTCACTACTACCATCCAACAGTGACTACTGGACACTACGCTGCTGCACTGCCAGCTGGCATCGTATCCAAGCCCGCATCCATGACTCCTCATACAG GTACAGTTGGAAGTGTTGATTGCTTTAAAGCAGTTGTCTGA
- the LOC130961852 gene encoding probable RNA-binding protein ARP1 isoform X1, giving the protein MMSNNNIINNNNIGERGGGQFGDTTLTKVFVGGLAWETPKEALRQHFEKYGEILEAVIISDKLTGRSKGYGFVTFKEAEAAKKACEEQASLVINGRKANCNLASLGARRPRSNNSSPPPQPKGAEGSNGGGGRNNGSSTPSGNHVQWYYPVGAPPSPYHHHHHHPTVPFYGYPTTPTYIATDMMNYNYNQKMGYGGAYMSGAHLSHVYPRHAMVGANTLMPMYPLYHYHHPTETMGVPAHYYHPTVTTGHYAAALPAGIVSKPASMTPHTGTVGSVDCFKAVV; this is encoded by the exons ATGATGAGTAACAACAACAtcattaacaacaacaacattgGTGAAAGAGGAGGAGGGCAATTTGGGgacaccactctcaccaaggtGTTTGTTGGAGGTTTGGCATGGGAGACTCCTAAGGAGGCACTTAGACAACACTTTGAGAAGTACGGCGAAATCCTCGAAGCCGTCATCATCTCCGACAAGCTCACCGGCAGATCCAAAGGCTATGGCTTT GTGACATTCAAGGAGGCAGAGGCTGCAAAGAAGGCATGCGAGGAGCAAGCAAGTTTGGTTATCAATGGACGCAAAGCTAACTGTAATCTTGCTTCCCTTGGAGCTCGTCGCCCTAGGTCTAATAATTCTTCACCACCCCCACAACCAAAAG GTGCAGAAGGATCCAACGGTGGAGGAGGAAGGAACAACGGATCAAGCACTCCATCAGGTAATCACGTGCAGTGGTATTATCCTGTGGGTGCACCTCCGTCGCCATAccaccaccatcatcatcatccgaCCGTTCCTTTTTATGG gtACCCTACTACTCCTACCTACATTGCAACTGACATGATGAATTACAATTACAATCAG AAAATGGGCTACGGTGGGGCCTACATGAGTGGTGCCCACTTGTCTCATGTGTACCCGAGGCATGCTATGGTGGGTGCGAACACACTGATGCCAATGTACCCTCTGTATCACTATCACCATCCAACGGAGACAATGGGCGTCCCTGCTCACTACTACCATCCAACAGTGACTACTGGACACTACGCTGCTGCACTGCCAGCTGGCATCGTATCCAAGCCCGCATCCATGACTCCTCATACAG GTACAGTTGGAAGTGTTGATTGCTTTAAAGCAGTTGTCTGA
- the LOC130961852 gene encoding probable RNA-binding protein ARP1 isoform X3 — MMSNNNIINNNNIGERGGGQFGDTTLTKVFVGGLAWETPKEALRQHFEKYGEILEAVIISDKLTGRSKGYGFVTFKEAEAAKKACEEQASLVINGRKANCNLASLGARRPRSNNSSPPPQPKGAEGSNGGGGRNNGSSTPSGNHVQWYYPVGAPPSPYHHHHHHPTVPFYGYPTTPTYIATDMMNYNYNQKMGYGGAYMSGAHLSHVYPRHAMVGANTLMPMYPLYHYHHPTETMGVPAHYYHPTVTTGHYAAALPAGIVSKPASMTPHTVGSVDCFKAVV, encoded by the exons ATGATGAGTAACAACAACAtcattaacaacaacaacattgGTGAAAGAGGAGGAGGGCAATTTGGGgacaccactctcaccaaggtGTTTGTTGGAGGTTTGGCATGGGAGACTCCTAAGGAGGCACTTAGACAACACTTTGAGAAGTACGGCGAAATCCTCGAAGCCGTCATCATCTCCGACAAGCTCACCGGCAGATCCAAAGGCTATGGCTTT GTGACATTCAAGGAGGCAGAGGCTGCAAAGAAGGCATGCGAGGAGCAAGCAAGTTTGGTTATCAATGGACGCAAAGCTAACTGTAATCTTGCTTCCCTTGGAGCTCGTCGCCCTAGGTCTAATAATTCTTCACCACCCCCACAACCAAAAG GTGCAGAAGGATCCAACGGTGGAGGAGGAAGGAACAACGGATCAAGCACTCCATCAGGTAATCACGTGCAGTGGTATTATCCTGTGGGTGCACCTCCGTCGCCATAccaccaccatcatcatcatccgaCCGTTCCTTTTTATGG gtACCCTACTACTCCTACCTACATTGCAACTGACATGATGAATTACAATTACAATCAG AAAATGGGCTACGGTGGGGCCTACATGAGTGGTGCCCACTTGTCTCATGTGTACCCGAGGCATGCTATGGTGGGTGCGAACACACTGATGCCAATGTACCCTCTGTATCACTATCACCATCCAACGGAGACAATGGGCGTCCCTGCTCACTACTACCATCCAACAGTGACTACTGGACACTACGCTGCTGCACTGCCAGCTGGCATCGTATCCAAGCCCGCATCCATGACTCCTCATACAG TTGGAAGTGTTGATTGCTTTAAAGCAGTTGTCTGA
- the LOC130961352 gene encoding protein STRUBBELIG-RECEPTOR FAMILY 6, whose amino-acid sequence MMEDRRLVLVLISTCILCFLVIGINGDTDPNDANALRSLYQNMNSPSQLNWPQNGNDPCGQSWKGISCKDNRVTEIKLPGLQLSGTLGYQLESLTSVTYFDLSNNNLGGSWYQLPPNLQHLNLANNNFNGPIPYSISQITSLKYLNLGHNQFQQGLTVDFSKLTSLSTLDLSSNSLTGDLPQTMSSLSSLSTLYLQNNQFTGTIDVLANLPLDTLNVENNHFTGWIPEQLNGIDLQKGGNSWSSGPAPPPPPGTPPATTSRHHKSGGHGSSSGGSSSDGGKKSGIGAGGVAGIVISILVVGAIVAFFLVKRRSKKSSSLDTEKLDNQPLAPLASNEVHGLNSMQSSSVIDLKTFDTPVEPINVKPPIKPPPLKSFDEEEIPKKPTAVKKTVAAPANVKAYSIADLQIATSSFSVDQLLGEGSFGRVYRAQFDDGKVLAVKKIDSSIIPHDSSNDFVEVVSNISHLHHQNVTELVGYCSEHGQHLLVYEFHKNGSLHDFLHLPDEYSKPLIWNSRVKIALGTARALEYLHEVCSPSVVHKDIKSTNILLDSDLNPHLSDCGLASYIPNADQVLNNNAGSGYEAPEVGMSGQYTLKSDVYSFGVVMLELLSGRKPFDSSRPRYEQSLVRWATPQLHDIDALAKMVDPALEGLYPVKSLSRFADVIALCVQPEPEFRPPMSEVVQALVRLVQRANMSKRTFGTEQGGTPRAGDEPDTPDM is encoded by the exons ATGATGGAGGATCGAAGGCTGGTGCTGGTTCTCATCAGCACCTGCATTCTCTGTTTCTTGGTCATTGGCATTAATGGTGACACAGATCCAAATGATG CTAATGCTCTAAGGAGCTTGTATCAGAATATGAACTCACCATCTCAACTAAATTGGCCTCAGAATGGCAATGATCCTTGTGGACAGTCTTGGAAAGGCATTAGTTGCAAGGACAATCGCGTCACCGAGAT CAAGTTACCTGGTCTTCAACTTAGTGGAACTTTGGGTTACCAGCTCGAAAGCTTGACATCTGTGACTTACTT TGACTTGAGTAACAACAATCTTGGTGGCAGCTGGTACCAACTCCCTCCAAATTTGCAGCACCT AAATCTCGCTAATAATAATTTCAATGGGCCGATCCCATATTCGATCTCTCAAATTACTTCACTTAAATACCT GAATCTTGGTCACAACCAGTTCCAACAAGGATTGACTGTTGACTTTTCAAAGCTTACTTCCCTCTCTACACT GGATCTTTCGTCCAATTCGCTGACAGGGGATCTCCCTCAGACAATGAGCTCACTTTCGAGCTTGTCAACCTT GTATCTGCAAAACAACCAGTTCACGGGCACCATCGATGTTCTTGCTAACCTGCCACTTGACACTTT GAATGTGGAAAACAATCATTTTACAGGCTGGATACCGGAACAGCTGAATGGCATAGACCTACA AAAGGGTGGTAATTCATGGAGCTCGGGGCCTGCGCCCCCTCCGCCTCCTGGGACACCTCCAGCAACAACCAGCCGTCACCACAAATCCGGTGGGCATGGCAGCTCATCAGGTGGTAGCTCTAGTGATGGGGGTAAAAAATCTGGTATTGGAGCCGGTGGCGTTGCTGGAATAGTGATCTCCATATTGGTTGTTGGGGCAATAGTAGCATTCTTCCTGGTGAAGAGAAGATCCAAGAAGTCGTCGTCATTAGACACGGAAAAGCTTGACAATCAGCCATTGGCTCCTCTTGCTTCAAATGAAGTGCACG GATTGAATTCTATGCAGAGTTCCTCTGTGATTGACTTGAAAACATTTGACACTCCTGTGGAACCAATAAATGTTAAACCCCCTATTAAACCCCCACCTCTCAAATCATTCGACGAGGAAGAAATTCCAAAGAAGCCAACTGCTGTCAAGAAGACTGTCGCTGCTCCCGCAAATGTGAAAGCATATTCTATAGCTGACCTGCAGATTGCTACTTCAAGCTTCAGTGTGGATCAACTCCTTGGAGAGGGGTCTTTCGGACGTGTATACCGTGCACAATTCGATGATGGAAAG GTTCTTGCAGTAAAGAAGATAGATTCATCTATCATTCCCCATGATTCATCCAACGATTTTGTGGAAGTAGTCTCAAACATCTCCCATTTGCATCATCAAAATGTGACAGAGCTTGTTGGTTATTGTTCGGAGCATGGACAACACCTCTTGGTCTACGAGTTCCATAAAAATGGATCGCTGCATGACTTCCTTCACCTACCTGATGAGTACAGCAAACCATTGATATGGAACTCTCGTGTCAAGATCGCTCTAGGGACAGCTCGCGCCTTAGA GTACCTACATGAAGTTTGTTCGCCTTCGGTTGTTCATAAGGATATTAAGTCAACCAACATATTGCTTGATTCAGATCTTAACCCTCATCTTTCAGATTGTGGATTGGCAAGCTATATTCCAAATGCAGACCAG GTATTGAACAATAATGCTGGATCGGGATACGAAGCACCGGAAGTTGGTATGTCCGGTCAGTATACGCTTAAGAGTGATGTCTACAGCTTTGGAGTTGTCATGTTGGAACTTCTTAGTGGAAGGAAACCGTTTGACAG CTCAAGGCCAAGATACGAGCAGTCTTTGGTACGGTGGGCGACACCACAACTCCATGATATCGATGCATTGGCTAAAATGGTTGATCCTGCGCTGGAAGGGCTATACCCGGTTAAGTCGCTGTCCCGTTTTGCCGATGTTATCGCACTTTGTGTTCAG CCGGAGCCGGAATTCCGACCACCGATGTCGGAAGTGGTTCAAGCATTAGTTCGGTTAGTGCAGAGAGCAAACATGAGCAAAAGGACATTTGGGACTGAGCAAGGAGGAACACCAAGAGCGGGTGATGAGCCTGATACACCAGACATGTAA